The Eremothecium gossypii ATCC 10895 chromosome IV, complete sequence genome contains a region encoding:
- the TIF6 gene encoding translation initiation factor 6 (Syntenic homolog of Saccharomyces cerevisiae YPR016C (TIF6)) → MATRTQFENSNEVGVFSKLTNTYCLVTIGGSENFYSAFEAELGDAIPIVHTTIAGTRIVGRMTAGNRRGLLVPTQTTDQELQHLRNSLPDSVKIQRIEERLSALGNVICCNDYVALVHPDIDNETEELIADVLGVEVFRQTISGNVLVGSYCALSNQGGLVHPQTTIQDQEELSSLLQVPLVAGTINRGSSVVGAGMVVNDYLAVTGLDTTAPELSVIESIFRLQDANPDAISGNLRDTLIETYS, encoded by the coding sequence ATGGCTACGAGAACGCAGTTTGAGAATTCGAATGAGGTGGGTGTCTTTTCCAAGCTGACCAACACATACTGTCTGGTCACGATTGGTGGGTCCGAGAACTTCTACTCGGCGTTCGAAGCCGAGCTGGGTGACGCTATCCCCATCGTGCACACAACTATTGCCGGCACGCGGATTGTGGGAAGAATGACTGCGGGTAACAGACGGGGGCTGCTGGTTCCTACGCAGACCACGGACCAGGAATTGCAACACCTCAGAAACAGTCTTCCAGACTCCGTAAAAATCCAGAGAATCGAGGAGCGCCTGTCTGCTCTGGGGAACGTTATATGCTGCAACGACTACGTCGCACTGGTGCACCCGGACATCGACAACGAGACCGAGGAACTGATCGCCGACGTGCTTGGCGTGGAAGTGTTCCGCCAGACGATCTCCGGCAACGTGCTGGTGGGCTCATACTGTGCACTAAGCAACCAGGGCGGCCTCGTTCACCCACAGACCACCATACAGGACCAGGAGGAGTTGTCGTCTCTGCTACAGGTGCCACTGGTTGCGGGTACCATCAACCGGGGCTCCAGTGTCGTGGGAGCGGGGATGGTCGTCAACGACTACCTTGCCGTCACGGGGCTTGACACCACTGCTCCCGAGCTGAGCGTTATCGAGTCCATCTTCCGCCTACAGGACGCGAACCCAGACGCCATTTCCGGTAATCTGCGCGACACCCTGATTGAGACGTATTCTTGA